A window of Ranitomeya variabilis isolate aRanVar5 chromosome 2, aRanVar5.hap1, whole genome shotgun sequence contains these coding sequences:
- the LOC143803779 gene encoding olfactory receptor 8G50-like produces MNLENIANITYFIIAGISSVPELQLPIFLLVLLIYLFTIGGNLVILLLVCLDSHLHTPMYFFLANLSILDMTSSTITLYMILTGFMSGSTMVSYTGCILQMYIWASLIGLELLILSAMSYDRYIAICKPLKYSMIMNYKLCSLLASVCWVSAFLQSLPHTIVVIKFSCYKSIEINHFFCDILPLKYITCSNTSLLDYLILTSVLFHLFFSFPLTFTPYIFIIATILRIPSTIGRRKAFHTCSSHLTVVILLYVVLLCQYLSPGQNNNLESSKLFSLFNTAAVPMLNPIIYSLKNRDVKMAFQRELKKFTSEF; encoded by the coding sequence ATGAATCTAGAAAACATTGCCAATATTACTTATTTCATCATTGCAGGAATTTCCAGTGTTCCAGAGCTACAACTTCCAATCTTCCTTTTGGTTCTTCTCATTTATCTCTTCACCATTGGTGGGAACTTGGTCATTCTTCTACTAGTCTGCCTGGATAGTCATCTTCACACACCCATGTACTTTTTCTTGGCCAATTTATCCATATTAGACATGACATCCTCTACTATCACTTTATATATGATCCTTACTGGCTTCATGTCTGGAAGTACTATGGTGTCGTACACCGGTTGTATACTACAGATGTACATTTGGGCATCATTGATAGGACTTGAACTTCTAATATTGTCAGCCATGAGTTATGATAGGTACATTGCCATATGCAAGCCACTAAAATATAGTATGATCATGAATTATAAGCTGTGCAGCTTATTGGCTTCTGTCTGCTGGGTCTCCGCATTTCTTCAAAGCCTACCTCACACCATCGTTGTCATCAAGTTTTCCTGCTACAAGTCAATTGAAATCAACCACTTCTTTTGTGATATTTTACCTTTAAAATATATCACTTGTAGTAACACATCTCTTTTAGATTATTTGATTCTCACCAgtgtactttttcatttatttttctcttttccattgaCTTTTACGCCTTACATTTTCATAATTGCTACGATATTGAGAATACCTTCCACCATCGGCAGACGTAAAGCATTCCATACGTGTTCCTCACACCTGACGGTGGTCATCCTTCTTTATGTGGTTCTCCTGTGCCAATACCTGAGTCCTGGACAAAATAATAACTTAGAATCCAGTAAACTTTTTTCCTTGTTTAACACAGCTGCAGTCCCTATGCTTAACCCAATAATTTACAGTTTGAAAAATAGAGATGTGAAGATGGCTTTTCAACGGGAACTGAAAAAATTTACAAGTGAATTTTGA